The nucleotide window TGCCCTTGCTGGTTTTACACCGCCTTTGGTTAGTGAATTGGAAAAGCCATTGGTTGCAAATAATAATTTTTTGGTAGTAAAACTAAAATCGCCCAGTGCTACTTCAACGCAATTTTCGTTATCAAAAAAAGAGGTAACGGTTTGCTGGTTCAGTATTAAAATATCTTTCTCAACTGCTTTTTTCAGAAGTGCCTGCATCATGTTTCCAGTATCTATTTGGGCTTCAAAAGGATTGAAAATCAAATATTCGTTAACGTCTCCAAAACCAAAACGATCTACTTCTTTGGCAAATACATCGCTTTTGAACATTGGTTTTAAGATTTCATTGATGAAAGGCAACTTATTTAAACATTCAGAAAAACTGCTGTCGTCGTCATTCAAAAATAATTCATAGCCGCCGTATGGTTTGAAATCGATGGTGCTGTCGCCAAGGTGTTTTCTCAATAGTTGAAGCCCATTCCATCTTTTATGGATGAGTTGGATAACGTCTTCCTCGGTATGTGTTTTTAAATCTTCGATGATTTCAGAAATACTCCCAAAGCAGGCAAATCCGGCATTTT belongs to Flavobacterium aquiphilum and includes:
- a CDS encoding NAD(P)/FAD-dependent oxidoreductase, with translation MQLSYWELKNWFTNIDFTIVGSGIVGLHTGLRLREKYPDSKILILEKGMLPQGASTKNAGFACFGSISEIIEDLKTHTEEDVIQLIHKRWNGLQLLRKHLGDSTIDFKPYGGYELFLNDDDSSFSECLNKLPFINEILKPMFKSDVFAKEVDRFGFGDVNEYLIFNPFEAQIDTGNMMQALLKKAVEKDILILNQQTVTSFFDNENCVEVALGDFSFTTKKLLFATNGFSNSLTKGGVKPARAQVLITEPIPNLDIKGTFHLDRGYYYFRNIDNRILLGGGRNLDFETETTTEFGETEIVQKKLEDLLKKVILPNQYVRIEHRWSGIMGIGNSKKPIVSQLSENVYCGVRLGGMGVAIGSLIGTELADLT